Proteins from a genomic interval of Betta splendens chromosome 10, fBetSpl5.4, whole genome shotgun sequence:
- the gpr101 gene encoding probable G-protein coupled receptor 101 has protein sequence MDVNCTDVPWGPGPDAAPWSPVADSAVKMALISLIVCASLFGNVVVLLVFQRKPQLLHVANRFVLNLLLADLLQTVLVMPFAIATAVPGVWPLDARLCQALVVLMHLFAFAGVNTIIIVSVDRYLAIIHPLSYPTRMTPHLGTNLIICTWVLSFLQSTPPLYGWGAIAFDPRRHVCAVVWSSSLSYSAAVSTFSFWLPVLVMLACYWMVFRAARRQNALVHPVQTQALSRARPQDFQGPGSPQRPGGGADDRGSARGHAVRVRHRRFHYHCKAARVVFVIMASYVLSMGPYSILNTISMSARAAIPAWLSSLSLVLFFLQCCLHPYIYGYMHRSVRKEFLALLCGLFCKRGRARQSSAAESCFTTTEGRSGAHAVRVVPLQTWAECTTSSSPTCERRSRDSRKETTSTSIGSERELALHSRRST, from the coding sequence ATGGACGTGAACTGCACCGACGTTCCCTGGGGGCCCGGCCCGGACGCGGCCCCCTGGTCCCCGGTGGCCGACAGCGCGGTGAAGATGGCGCTGATATCCCTCATTGTGTGCGCGTCGCTGTTCGGCAACGTGGTGGTCCTGCTGGTGTTCCAGAGGAAGCCCCAGCTCCTCCACGTGGCCAACCGCTTCGTGCTCAACCTCCTCCTGGCCGACCTGCTCCAGACCGTCCTGGTCATGCCCTTCGCCATCGCCACGGCGGTGCCCGGCGTGTGGCCCCTGGACGCCCGGCTGTGCCAGGCCCTGGTGGTGCTCATGCACCTCTTCGCCTTCGCTGGCGTCAACACCATCATAATCGTGTCGGTGGACCGCTACCTGGCCATCATCCACCCGCTGTCCTACCCCACCCGCATGACCCCCCACCTGGGCACCAACCTCATCATCTGCACCTGGGtgctcagcttcctccagagcACGCCGCCGCTCTACGGCTGGGGCGCCATCGCCTTCGACCCGCGGCGCCACGTGTGCGCGGTGGTGTGGTCCTCCAGCCTGTCCTACTCCGCCGCCGTGTCCACCTTCTCCTTCTGGCTGCCCGTGCTCGTCATGCTGGCGTGCTACTGGATGGTGTTCAGGGCGGCTCGGCGGCAGAACGCCCTCGTGCACCCCGTCCAGACGCAGGCGCTCTCCCGGGCCCGCCCGCAGGACTTCCAGGGGCCCGGCAGCCCCCAGCGGCCGGGGGGCGGAGCCGACGACCGCGGCTCCGCCCGAGGGCACGCGGTCCGGGTCCGGCACAGACGCTTCCACTACCACTGCAAAGCGGCTCGCGTGGTTTTCGTGATCATGGCCTCGTACGTGCTCAGCATGGGGCCTTACAGCATCCTGAACACCATCTCCATGAGCGCCAGGGCGGCCATACCCGCCtggctctcctccctctccctggtGCTCTTCTTCTTACAGTGCTGCCTGCACCCCTACATTTACGGCTACATGCACCGCAGCGTGAGGAAGGAGTTCCTGGCGCTGCTCTGCGGCCTCTTCTGCAAACGGGGCCGGGCGCGGCAGAGCTCCGCCGCGGAGAGCTGCTTCACCACCACGGAGGGCCGCTCGGGGGCCCACGCCGTCCGGGTGGTCCCCCTGCAGACGTGGGCGGAGTGCACGACGTCCTCCTCGCCCACGTGCGAGAGGAGGTCGCGGGACAGCCGCAAGGAGACCACGTCCACCAGCATCGGCTCCGAGAGGGAGCTCGCGCTCCACAGCAGGCGCAGCACATGA
- the LOC114863974 gene encoding transmembrane 9 superfamily member 2 isoform X2 produces MKKEKHFGFLLVYLLASYFVACSAFYLPGLAPVSFCEKDKSEADCQDKIQLFVNRLDSVESVLPYEYDVFDFCTEKNEIRPSENLGQVLFGERIESSPYKFSFKENVQCKGVCTRTYKKDDQKDTAKLDFIKMGMQLNYQHHWIIDNMPVTWCYDVEDGQKYCNPGFPIGCYVTKDGRAKDACVINAEFNKKNTFYVFNHVDIKITYHNGEPEGWKGARLVGATLEPKSYKHVDNEHTNCDPTNQPTEVPGEFTNDVSITYSYSVTFTENNDIKWASRWDYILVSMPHTNIQWFSIMNSLVIVLFLSGMVAMIMLRTLHKDIARYNQVDQEDAQEESGWKQVHGDVFRPPRKGMLLSVFLGQGTQIFIMTFITLFLACLGFLSPANRGALMTCAVVLWVLLGTPAGYVSARLYKTFGGEKWKTNVLLTALLCPGIVFADFFLMNLILWVEGSSAAIPFGTLVAILALWFGISVPLTFVGAYFGFKKPAIEQPVRTNQIPRQIPEQSFFTKPIPGIVMGGILPFGCIFIQLFFILNSIWSHQMYYMFGFLFLVFIILLITCSEATILLCYFHLCAEDYHWWWRSFLTSGFTAVYLFVYAVHYFFSKLQIIGAASTFLYFGYTMIMVLIFFLFTGTIGFFACFWFVNKIYSVVKVD; encoded by the exons ATGAAGAAGGAGAAGCACTTTGGATTTTTGTTGGTTTATTTACTGGCCTCGTATTTCGTTGCGTGCTCGGCGTTTTATCTTCCGGGTTTAGCCCCAGTGAGTTTTTGTGAAAAGGACAAAAGTGAGGCGGATTGCCAG gACAAGATTCAACTGTTTGTTAACCGCTTAGACTCAGTGGAGTCAGTCCTGCCTTACGAGTATGATGT GTTTGACTTCtgtacagaaaaaaatgaaatcaggCCATCTGAAAATCTTGGACAGGTGCTGTTTGGTGAACGAATTGAGTCTTCACCATACAAG TTTAGCTTCAAAGAAAATGTTCAATGCAAAGGGGTGTGTACCAGAACATACAAGAAGGATGACCAGAAGGATACAGCCAAACTGGATTTCATCAAGATGGGAATGCAACTTAACTACCAGCACCACTG GATAATAGACAACATGCCAGTGACATGGTGCTATGATGTGGAGGATGGTCAGAAGTACTGCAACCCTGGCTTCCCCATTGGCTGCTATGTTACAAAAGATGGTCGAGCTAAAGATGCTTGTGTCATCAAT gcTGAGTTCAACAAAAAGAACACTTTTTACGTCTTTAACCACGTGGACATAAAGATCACGTACCACAATGGAGAGCCTGAAGGATGGAAAGGGGCCCGGCTGGTTGGTGCCACTTTGGAGCCTAAGAG CTACAAACATGTGgataatgaacacacaaactgtgacccaaccaaccaaccaacggAGGTCCCTGGGGAATTTACCAACGATGTTTCCATCACTTACAGCTACTCTGTCACATTCACG GAAAACAATGATATCAAGTGGGCCTCAAGATGGGACTACATCCTGGTCTCCATGCCTCACACCAACATCCAGTGGTTTAG tatcaTGAACTCACTGGTCATTGTTCTCTTCCTTTCTGGCATGGTTGCCATGATCATGTTGAGAACTCTGCACAAGGACATTGCCAGATACAACCAGGTGGATCAG GAGGATGCTCAGGAAgagtctgggtggaagcagGTGCATGGTGACGTTTTCCGTCCCCCCAGGAAAGGCATGTTGCTGTCTGTGTTCCTTGGACAGGGCACTCAGATCTTCATCATGACCTTCATCACACTCT TCCTGGCCTGTCTGGGTTTCCTGTCACCAGCCAACAGAGGGGCTCTCATGACATGCGCTGTGGTcctctgggttctgctgggcaCACCTGCTGGCTACGTGTCTGCACGCCTTTACAAAA cttttgGAGGCGAAAAGTGGAAGACAAACGTTTTACTGACAGCGCTCCTGTGTCCCGG TATTGTGTTTGCTGACTTCTTCCTGATGAACCTGATCCTGTGGGTGGAGGGTTCCTCAGCCGCCATCCCCTTTGGTACACTGGTGGCGATTTTGGCCCTGTGGTTTGGAATCTCTGTGCCCCTCACCTTCGTTGGCGCCTACTTTGGATTCAAAAAGCCT GCAATTGAGCAACCAGTTCGAACCAACCAAATCCCTCGTCAAATTCCTGAGCAGTCTTTCTTTACAAAGCCGATCCCCGGCATTGTGATGGGTGGAATCTTGCCCTTTGGCTGCATCTTCATCCAGCTATTCTTCATCCTTAACAGCATTTG GTCTCACCAGATGTACTACATGTTCGGCTTCCTGTTCTTGGTTTTTATTATCCTGCTCATCACCTGCTCTGAGGCCACAATTCTGCTCTGCTACTTCCACCTATGTGCCGAG GACTACCACTGGTGGTGGCGCTCCTTCCTGACCAGCGGCTTCACAGCAGTCTATCTGTTCGTCTACGCTGTGCATTATTTCTTCTCAAAGCTACAAATTATCGGAGCAGCCAGCACCTTCCTCTACTTTGGTTATACTATGATCATGGTCCttatcttcttcctcttcacag GTACAATCGGCTTCTTCGCCTGCTTCTGGTTTGTGAATAAGATCTACAGTGTGGTCAAGGTGGACTAA
- the LOC114863974 gene encoding transmembrane 9 superfamily member 2 isoform X1, with the protein MKKEKHFGFLLVYLLASYFVACSAFYLPGLAPVSFCEKDKSEADCQDKIQLFVNRLDSVESVLPYEYDVFDFCTEKNEIRPSENLGQVLFGERIESSPYKFSFKENVQCKGVCTRTYKKDDQKDTAKLDFIKMGMQLNYQHHWIIDNMPVTWCYDVEDGQKYCNPGFPIGCYVTKDGRAKDACVINAEFNKKNTFYVFNHVDIKITYHNGEPEGWKGARLVGATLEPKSYKHVDNEHTNCDPTNQPTEVPGEFTNDVSITYSYSVTFTENNDIKWASRWDYILVSMPHTNIQWFSIMNSLVIVLFLSGMVAMIMLRTLHKDIARYNQVDQVDLIKVPSSKEKSSLTYEDAQEESGWKQVHGDVFRPPRKGMLLSVFLGQGTQIFIMTFITLFLACLGFLSPANRGALMTCAVVLWVLLGTPAGYVSARLYKTFGGEKWKTNVLLTALLCPGIVFADFFLMNLILWVEGSSAAIPFGTLVAILALWFGISVPLTFVGAYFGFKKPAIEQPVRTNQIPRQIPEQSFFTKPIPGIVMGGILPFGCIFIQLFFILNSIWSHQMYYMFGFLFLVFIILLITCSEATILLCYFHLCAEDYHWWWRSFLTSGFTAVYLFVYAVHYFFSKLQIIGAASTFLYFGYTMIMVLIFFLFTGTIGFFACFWFVNKIYSVVKVD; encoded by the exons ATGAAGAAGGAGAAGCACTTTGGATTTTTGTTGGTTTATTTACTGGCCTCGTATTTCGTTGCGTGCTCGGCGTTTTATCTTCCGGGTTTAGCCCCAGTGAGTTTTTGTGAAAAGGACAAAAGTGAGGCGGATTGCCAG gACAAGATTCAACTGTTTGTTAACCGCTTAGACTCAGTGGAGTCAGTCCTGCCTTACGAGTATGATGT GTTTGACTTCtgtacagaaaaaaatgaaatcaggCCATCTGAAAATCTTGGACAGGTGCTGTTTGGTGAACGAATTGAGTCTTCACCATACAAG TTTAGCTTCAAAGAAAATGTTCAATGCAAAGGGGTGTGTACCAGAACATACAAGAAGGATGACCAGAAGGATACAGCCAAACTGGATTTCATCAAGATGGGAATGCAACTTAACTACCAGCACCACTG GATAATAGACAACATGCCAGTGACATGGTGCTATGATGTGGAGGATGGTCAGAAGTACTGCAACCCTGGCTTCCCCATTGGCTGCTATGTTACAAAAGATGGTCGAGCTAAAGATGCTTGTGTCATCAAT gcTGAGTTCAACAAAAAGAACACTTTTTACGTCTTTAACCACGTGGACATAAAGATCACGTACCACAATGGAGAGCCTGAAGGATGGAAAGGGGCCCGGCTGGTTGGTGCCACTTTGGAGCCTAAGAG CTACAAACATGTGgataatgaacacacaaactgtgacccaaccaaccaaccaacggAGGTCCCTGGGGAATTTACCAACGATGTTTCCATCACTTACAGCTACTCTGTCACATTCACG GAAAACAATGATATCAAGTGGGCCTCAAGATGGGACTACATCCTGGTCTCCATGCCTCACACCAACATCCAGTGGTTTAG tatcaTGAACTCACTGGTCATTGTTCTCTTCCTTTCTGGCATGGTTGCCATGATCATGTTGAGAACTCTGCACAAGGACATTGCCAGATACAACCAGGTGGATCAG GTAGACTTGATAAAGGTTCCATCATCCAAGGAAAAATCATCTCTAACCTAT GAGGATGCTCAGGAAgagtctgggtggaagcagGTGCATGGTGACGTTTTCCGTCCCCCCAGGAAAGGCATGTTGCTGTCTGTGTTCCTTGGACAGGGCACTCAGATCTTCATCATGACCTTCATCACACTCT TCCTGGCCTGTCTGGGTTTCCTGTCACCAGCCAACAGAGGGGCTCTCATGACATGCGCTGTGGTcctctgggttctgctgggcaCACCTGCTGGCTACGTGTCTGCACGCCTTTACAAAA cttttgGAGGCGAAAAGTGGAAGACAAACGTTTTACTGACAGCGCTCCTGTGTCCCGG TATTGTGTTTGCTGACTTCTTCCTGATGAACCTGATCCTGTGGGTGGAGGGTTCCTCAGCCGCCATCCCCTTTGGTACACTGGTGGCGATTTTGGCCCTGTGGTTTGGAATCTCTGTGCCCCTCACCTTCGTTGGCGCCTACTTTGGATTCAAAAAGCCT GCAATTGAGCAACCAGTTCGAACCAACCAAATCCCTCGTCAAATTCCTGAGCAGTCTTTCTTTACAAAGCCGATCCCCGGCATTGTGATGGGTGGAATCTTGCCCTTTGGCTGCATCTTCATCCAGCTATTCTTCATCCTTAACAGCATTTG GTCTCACCAGATGTACTACATGTTCGGCTTCCTGTTCTTGGTTTTTATTATCCTGCTCATCACCTGCTCTGAGGCCACAATTCTGCTCTGCTACTTCCACCTATGTGCCGAG GACTACCACTGGTGGTGGCGCTCCTTCCTGACCAGCGGCTTCACAGCAGTCTATCTGTTCGTCTACGCTGTGCATTATTTCTTCTCAAAGCTACAAATTATCGGAGCAGCCAGCACCTTCCTCTACTTTGGTTATACTATGATCATGGTCCttatcttcttcctcttcacag GTACAATCGGCTTCTTCGCCTGCTTCTGGTTTGTGAATAAGATCTACAGTGTGGTCAAGGTGGACTAA
- the rbmx gene encoding RNA-binding motif protein, X chromosome: MAEADRPGKLFIGGLNTETTEKALEQYFSKYGRIVEVLLMKDRETNKSRGFAFVTFENPADAKDAAREMNGKSLDGKPIKVEQATKPQFESNLRRGHPPMHSRSRGPPRGPRGSRGGPGGMRGPPSRDYYDSGDVEPFFKGVSSRGPPPLKRGPPVRNGGPPPKRSAPSGPMSRPPMSRDRDPYGPPPPRRDSMMSRRDDYPSPRDDHYSSKDGYSSRDYNSRDSRDYGPPPRDYSYREYSSSRDDYGSMSRGYSDRDGYGSGREPRNYMDRPSGGSYRDSYDGYGNSRSAPPSRGPPPSYGGSSGSSRYDDYGSSSRDGYGGRDSYPSSRSEPYPPSRGERMGRQERGPAPPVDRGYPPRDSYSSSSRGGPRGGRGGNRVDRGMARSRY; this comes from the exons ATGGCAGAGGCAGACCGTCCAGGAAAGCTCTTTATCGGTGGACTCAACACCGAGACCACCGAGAAGGCCCTGGAGCAGTACTTCAGCAAATACGGCAGGATTGTCGAAG TTCTTTTGATGAAGGACCGTGAAACCAACAAGTCAAGAGGTTTTGCTTTTGTCACTTTTGAAAATCCTGCTGATGCTAAGGATGCTGCGCGGGAGATGAATGGAAAA TCTCTTGATGGCAAGCCTATCAAAGTGGAGCAAGCTACAAAACCTCAGTTTGAGAGCAACCTCAGACGAGGGCATCCACCCATGCATTCTCGCAGTCGTGGTCCACCCAGAGGCCCCCGGGGTTCTAGAGGAGGTCCCGGTGGCATGAGAGGCCCACCATCTAGAG ACTACTATGATTCAGGGGATGTAGAACCCTTCTTCAAAGGGGTGTCATCCAGAGGCCCACCTCCACTAAAGAGAGGGCCCCCGGTCCGTAATGGAGGTCCCCCACCCAAGAGGTCTGCCCCTTCTGGTCCTATGAGCAGAC CTCCCATGTCAAGGGACAGGGATCCCTATGGTCCACCCCCTCCACGCAGAGACTCCATGATGTCCAGAAGAGATGACTATCCATCACCACGAGATGATCATTACAGCTCTAAAGATGG cTACTCTAGTCGGGATTATAATTCCAGAGATTCAAGAGACTATGGACCACCACCAAGAGATTATTCATACAGAGAGTATTCTAGTTCCAGAGATGACTATGGATCAATGTCAAGGGGCTACAG TGATCGTGATGGTTACGGTAGTGGCCGGGAACCCAGAAACTATATGGATCGTCCAAGTGGTGGCTCCTACAGAGATTCCTATGACGGTTACG GTAACTCTCGCAGCGCCCCACCCTCACGGGGCCCCCCACCATCCTATGGTGGGAGCAGTGGAAGCAGTCGTTATGATGACTATGGCAGCAGTTCCCGGGATGGCTATGGCGGTCGTGACAGTTACCCCAGCAGTCGGAGTGAACCATATCCACCTAGCCGTGGGGAGCGAATGGGCAGGCAGGAGAGGGGCCCAGCTCCCCCTGTTGATAGAGGCTACCCTCCTCGTGATTCATACAGCAGCTCAAGTCGCGGAGGGCCACGCGGTGGCCGTGGTGGCAATCGAGTCGATAGAGGAATGGCTCGCAGCAGATACTGA